The Candidatus Nitrosocosmicus franklandus genome contains a region encoding:
- the aroE gene encoding shikimate dehydrogenase: protein MSSAEKDSSTLIKVDDDIKSKTFCIIGNPIEHSLSPLIHNASFSYMQLNYSYIAFRVPAEELEDSVQAMRRIGIAGFNVTIPHKVEITRLLDKLSDEAALANSVNTVKNEKGMLVGYNTDIDGIMEPLEKKISNFEGLEVLILGAGGSCRAALVGLARKKNSIGTISIFNRNQDRLNQVIQLGRNLGLNCIPFDIEDSSNLAKVSKNSNLILNTTSIGLHGEKSPITPDFISKNTTVFDIVYKPITTDLIYNAKIAGSQIIFGYEMLLSQGYKAFELWTGLKAPKEIMKKALFGIFGEPQ, encoded by the coding sequence ATGAGTAGCGCGGAAAAGGATTCTTCAACTCTAATTAAGGTGGATGATGATATTAAATCCAAAACATTTTGCATCATAGGAAATCCTATAGAACATTCTTTATCTCCACTAATACATAATGCATCCTTCAGTTACATGCAACTTAATTATTCCTACATTGCGTTTAGGGTTCCTGCGGAAGAGCTTGAAGATTCCGTTCAAGCAATGAGGAGAATAGGCATAGCAGGATTTAACGTTACTATTCCACACAAGGTTGAAATTACAAGACTATTGGACAAATTGAGCGATGAGGCAGCACTAGCCAATTCTGTTAATACAGTCAAAAATGAGAAGGGAATGCTAGTTGGATATAACACTGATATCGATGGAATAATGGAACCATTGGAAAAAAAAATATCTAATTTTGAAGGACTTGAGGTATTAATTCTTGGAGCTGGGGGTTCTTGCAGAGCCGCCCTTGTAGGACTAGCAAGAAAAAAAAACAGCATCGGTACGATTAGTATATTCAATAGAAACCAGGATAGACTAAATCAAGTTATCCAACTAGGAAGGAACTTGGGGTTAAATTGCATTCCTTTTGATATTGAAGATTCGAGTAATTTGGCCAAAGTTAGTAAGAATTCAAATTTAATTCTTAACACCACATCCATAGGACTCCATGGAGAAAAGAGTCCTATAACGCCAGACTTCATTTCTAAAAATACAACCGTTTTTGATATTGTGTACAAACCGATTACTACAGACCTGATTTACAATGCTAAAATTGCTGGATCTCAGATAATATTTGGGTATGAAATGTTACTCTCTCAGGGATATAAGGCATTTGAATTGTGGACGGGATTGAAAGCACCAAAGGAGATCATGAAAAAAGCATTATTTGGGATTTTCGGAGAACCGCAGTAA
- the aroD gene encoding type I 3-dehydroquinate dehydratase, whose product MSKVRKICVSIPMIDDQNKETNELELPLYEIEKAIQKGADLIECRFDFVKNFGKIDNYLNLLSKYKNQSVYTLRPENEGGKFGKDEHHRIALLRKLMDAKPLFVDVEYNLVSNNDKVADMVENSDVRTLISWHDFAKTPSLEELIRLVTEMSVYSPYIKIVTTAKTIDDSITMLKLYQCINTNINLIAFSMGELGIISRILCSVTGNAPFTYASLGAAVAPGQLSIDQMIIFKELFDSKLM is encoded by the coding sequence TTGTCAAAGGTTAGAAAAATTTGTGTCTCTATTCCTATGATTGACGACCAAAACAAGGAGACCAATGAATTAGAATTACCATTATATGAAATAGAAAAGGCAATTCAGAAGGGTGCCGATTTGATTGAATGCAGATTTGATTTTGTAAAGAATTTTGGGAAAATTGATAATTACTTGAACCTTTTGTCAAAATACAAGAATCAAAGTGTGTATACACTAAGACCTGAAAACGAAGGTGGAAAATTCGGTAAAGATGAGCATCACCGAATCGCTCTTTTGCGAAAATTAATGGACGCAAAACCCCTTTTTGTTGATGTTGAGTATAATCTTGTTTCAAATAACGATAAAGTAGCCGATATGGTTGAAAATAGCGATGTTCGAACCTTGATCTCGTGGCATGATTTTGCAAAAACTCCTTCCTTAGAAGAGTTGATTAGGTTAGTTACCGAAATGAGTGTTTATAGCCCATACATAAAAATTGTTACTACTGCCAAAACCATTGATGACTCAATTACGATGCTCAAATTATATCAATGTATTAATACGAATATAAATTTGATTGCCTTTTCAATGGGTGAACTAGGCATTATTAGTAGGATTTTGTGTTCAGTAACTGGTAATGCTCCATTCACTTATGCATCATTGGGTGCCGCAGTTGCTCCTGGCCAATTATCAATAGATCAAATGATAATTTTTAAGGAATTATTTGATTCTAAACTTATGTAA
- the tatC gene encoding twin-arginine translocase subunit TatC, with amino-acid sequence MNGLYLLFAHYYSLRHMTSGGDMLFIDHLKELRNRFLRIVVITIAIMVVCTVFGIHLVNVNNYSFYFLVPTVYNNIASQVTQFLSESLLPPQVELIQTAPGQALFAQIYVAILISITCAVPLIVREILAFVSPAISITSKRKAVLTIIMPTVTLFFAGILFSFYVAVPMALDFLYQYGQSIGVLTFLNISDFINFILYFFIAFGISFQLPLVMYFLSLSGIVGYKFWIKNFKFALLIMIIFGAILTPDGSGLTMWFISLPLLALYSLGILITRLRNPTLD; translated from the coding sequence ATGAATGGTTTATATCTTTTGTTCGCACACTATTACTCCCTAAGGCACATGACGTCTGGGGGAGATATGCTTTTTATTGACCATTTGAAAGAGCTCAGAAATCGATTCCTTAGAATTGTGGTTATTACCATCGCTATCATGGTAGTCTGTACCGTATTTGGAATTCATTTGGTGAATGTAAATAATTATTCCTTTTATTTTCTTGTTCCCACCGTCTACAATAATATTGCCAGCCAAGTTACCCAATTTTTGAGCGAAAGCCTGTTACCTCCCCAAGTAGAACTTATTCAGACGGCGCCAGGTCAGGCTCTTTTTGCCCAAATTTATGTAGCCATTTTAATTTCAATCACTTGCGCCGTGCCGCTAATTGTGAGAGAAATTTTGGCATTTGTAAGCCCTGCAATTTCAATAACGAGCAAACGAAAGGCCGTACTGACTATAATAATGCCAACGGTCACCCTATTTTTTGCAGGTATATTGTTTTCTTTTTATGTAGCCGTACCAATGGCACTGGATTTTTTGTATCAGTATGGACAATCAATTGGCGTCCTGACATTTTTGAATATTTCAGATTTTATAAATTTCATACTGTATTTCTTTATCGCCTTTGGAATTTCATTTCAACTCCCGCTTGTAATGTACTTTCTTTCACTTAGTGGTATTGTAGGTTACAAGTTCTGGATAAAGAATTTTAAATTTGCATTGCTCATCATGATCATCTTTGGTGCAATCCTAACACCTGATGGGAGTGGATTAACAATGTGGTTTATCTCTTTACCTCTGCTTGCTTTGTATTCATTAGGTATCTTAATTACAAGGCTTCGAAACCCCACACTAGATTGA
- a CDS encoding DNA-methyltransferase has product MKNIPANTIQLTVTSPPYGNAIDYDLHTTKKNSEYYRGVTKVTLEEYLDNMESVFNDQVFRVTKEGGYCCIVIANEVVNGTLIPLPHLLLSRLVKPLGNWSLHEEIIWHKVTGGTNRYGSFVINPYPKYYRANIMHEFILVLRKGDVKSGRNQRREILPATHEEWTKEIANSVWHIAPVPPGYINHPCPFPEEIPYRLMKIYSYNGDIVLDPFNGSGQTTKVAYNLDRHFVGIEIKQEYVDLAKFRIKSEKLHIRPEALVANWKKITSHVV; this is encoded by the coding sequence TTGAAAAACATTCCAGCTAATACAATTCAATTGACCGTCACATCACCCCCGTACGGGAACGCAATTGACTATGATTTGCACACGACCAAGAAAAATTCAGAATACTATAGGGGTGTTACCAAAGTTACGTTAGAAGAATATCTTGACAATATGGAGTCAGTGTTTAACGACCAAGTTTTCAGGGTAACCAAGGAGGGTGGATATTGTTGCATAGTTATCGCTAATGAAGTTGTAAATGGAACATTAATTCCGTTACCACATTTGCTATTATCAAGATTAGTCAAACCTCTTGGAAATTGGAGTTTACATGAAGAAATAATATGGCACAAGGTTACCGGAGGTACAAACAGATATGGGTCATTTGTCATAAATCCGTATCCAAAATACTACCGTGCTAATATAATGCATGAATTTATACTCGTCCTTCGAAAGGGTGATGTGAAAAGTGGTCGCAACCAGAGGCGAGAAATTCTACCAGCGACACATGAAGAATGGACAAAAGAAATAGCCAATTCAGTTTGGCATATTGCCCCTGTTCCGCCAGGATATATTAATCATCCATGCCCATTTCCAGAAGAAATACCTTACCGTTTGATGAAGATTTATTCTTATAATGGTGACATTGTGCTTGATCCATTTAATGGCAGCGGTCAGACTACAAAAGTAGCTTATAATTTGGATAGACACTTTGTTGGAATAGAGATAAAGCAAGAGTATGTGGATTTAGCAAAATTCCGGATCAAAAGCGAAAAGTTACACATAAGGCCAGAAGCATTGGTTGCAAACTGGAAAAAAATTACATCACATGTAGTCTAG
- a CDS encoding 3-dehydroquinate synthase II, translated as MINSQRSLEEKAKDENSHNHHHHHQIDKKNKKKKIILKPKEYRNTDLSIKPEKIGKDELAKIVDLVNKVKDQVDLVYIDPSEVESIDKKEEKGLAFKNKIIFSSKNADYVLVIEGAENLSGAETPTALSSSSESVVADDSTHLNSKYGVYKKVKSNEDINQIKDYLISNKLDFVIIDLDDWRIIPLENIIASLQSTDIEIFAVAKSIDEVETLFTILELGVDGVVISVQDADEIDRVSKIINKSRFEIKPAVIEEIIDVGMGERVCIDTVSMLTQGEGMLVGNKSNFLFLVHNESIGSSFTSPRPFRVNAGAVHCYTIIPGGTTNYLSELEAGSQVYIVNDKGIARVVGVGRAKIESRPLRLFKAKINDNEFGSIIVQNAETIRFLQKDGDILPVTHAKKGDSVLVYSKPPTGRHFGMEVSNEYILEK; from the coding sequence ATGATCAACAGTCAAAGAAGTCTAGAAGAAAAAGCAAAAGATGAGAACTCTCATAATCATCATCATCATCATCAGATAGATAAGAAAAATAAAAAGAAAAAGATAATACTTAAACCAAAAGAATATCGCAACACCGATTTATCAATAAAACCAGAAAAAATAGGTAAAGATGAGCTCGCTAAAATTGTAGACCTAGTTAACAAGGTCAAAGACCAGGTAGATCTTGTGTATATTGACCCTTCTGAGGTCGAATCTATTGATAAAAAGGAGGAGAAAGGATTAGCATTTAAAAACAAAATTATCTTTAGTTCTAAAAATGCAGATTATGTACTAGTTATTGAAGGTGCTGAAAACTTGTCAGGTGCTGAAACCCCCACTGCTCTTTCCTCATCCTCAGAATCAGTTGTCGCAGACGATTCCACACATTTAAACTCAAAATACGGGGTCTACAAAAAAGTAAAAAGTAACGAAGACATTAATCAAATCAAGGATTATCTAATTTCAAATAAACTAGACTTTGTAATTATAGATTTGGATGATTGGAGAATTATTCCTCTTGAAAACATCATAGCTTCTCTTCAGAGTACAGATATCGAAATTTTCGCAGTAGCTAAATCGATAGATGAAGTGGAAACCCTGTTTACAATACTGGAGCTTGGAGTTGATGGTGTGGTAATATCTGTCCAAGACGCAGATGAAATTGACAGGGTAAGCAAAATCATTAATAAATCAAGATTTGAAATCAAACCTGCAGTGATAGAAGAAATCATAGATGTTGGCATGGGAGAAAGAGTTTGTATCGATACTGTTTCTATGTTAACACAGGGAGAAGGTATGCTTGTAGGTAATAAATCAAATTTTCTGTTTCTTGTTCACAATGAATCTATTGGCTCATCATTTACCTCGCCCAGGCCTTTTAGAGTCAATGCAGGAGCTGTTCACTGTTACACTATTATTCCTGGAGGTACTACCAATTACCTATCAGAATTAGAAGCTGGAAGCCAGGTTTACATCGTCAACGACAAAGGGATTGCAAGAGTGGTTGGGGTTGGAAGAGCAAAAATTGAATCAAGACCATTGAGATTATTTAAGGCCAAAATCAATGACAATGAGTTTGGAAGTATAATAGTTCAGAATGCAGAAACTATAAGATTTTTGCAGAAAGATGGGGATATCCTTCCAGTTACCCATGCAAAGAAAGGGGATTCCGTATTGGTTTACTCAAAGCCTCCAACTGGAAGGCACTTTGGAATGGAGGTTTCAAATGAGTACATTCTTGAAAAGTAA
- a CDS encoding 2-amino-3,7-dideoxy-D-threo-hept-6-ulosonate synthase: MVHGKDIRLHRILKNGKMLCIPLDHGISSGPIEGIKNINGLIEQTQDSGLTCFLINKGIIKALHFPPKIGIIAHMSAATSLGPDPNNKILMGSVREAIRLGADGVSLHINIGSKEEPNMLYKLGLVADECNEWNIPLIAMMYPRGENIKNPHERSVVAHAARIGAEAGADIVKTVYTGDIDSFKEVVKSCPVPIVIAGGPKTNSDAEILEMCSDAMKAGAIGVTFGRNVFQHKRPNEIIKALHSIIFEKDSNDQQSKKSRRKSKR; the protein is encoded by the coding sequence ATGGTCCATGGGAAAGATATACGACTTCATCGAATTCTTAAGAATGGAAAAATGCTTTGTATTCCCCTAGATCATGGGATTAGCAGTGGACCAATAGAAGGAATAAAAAATATTAATGGTCTTATAGAGCAAACCCAGGATTCTGGATTAACCTGTTTTTTAATTAACAAGGGTATCATAAAGGCACTTCACTTTCCACCAAAAATCGGCATTATAGCTCATATGTCGGCAGCAACATCGCTTGGGCCCGACCCAAACAACAAGATACTGATGGGATCTGTAAGAGAAGCTATCAGGTTGGGCGCTGATGGTGTATCATTGCACATTAACATAGGCTCTAAAGAAGAACCCAATATGTTGTACAAACTTGGGCTGGTTGCAGATGAGTGTAACGAATGGAACATTCCATTAATAGCAATGATGTATCCAAGGGGTGAGAATATAAAGAATCCACATGAGCGTTCAGTTGTGGCTCATGCTGCCAGGATTGGCGCCGAAGCCGGCGCTGACATTGTAAAAACAGTATATACAGGAGACATTGATTCCTTTAAAGAGGTAGTAAAAAGTTGTCCAGTTCCCATTGTTATTGCTGGTGGCCCAAAGACCAATTCAGATGCAGAAATTTTGGAAATGTGTAGTGATGCAATGAAAGCAGGGGCAATTGGTGTAACATTTGGAAGAAATGTATTTCAACACAAGAGGCCCAATGAAATAATAAAAGCATTACACTCTATCATATTTGAGAAGGATTCCAATGATCAACAGTCAAAGAAGTCTAGAAGAAAAAGCAAAAGATGA
- a CDS encoding NAD+ synthase — protein sequence MDYSRVQEAIVNFIKSEIETRKSKGAVIGISGGIDSAVLAYLAVEALDKTNVLGILLPDDDITPANDIADGMQVCNQLGIESKIISINPVKKAFLDVLEKETKNRLVQGNLVARIRMCILYYYAALSGRLVVGSSNKTELVLGYFTKYGDGAADLLPLGDLYKSQIIELGKYLKIPDSILQKKSSARLWADQITEEELGLPFSQLDLIIDKIILGTQKGLREQQDKVIPSGTKASSSSSSSLTAEATKNGSDFLKESVAAVRGIETESIKRVQDLVITNEHKLSLPPVCNLSSITKK from the coding sequence ATGGATTATTCAAGAGTACAAGAAGCAATTGTTAATTTCATAAAGAGTGAAATAGAAACTAGAAAATCAAAAGGTGCAGTGATAGGAATCTCTGGAGGTATTGACTCAGCCGTTTTGGCATATCTAGCAGTAGAGGCTTTAGATAAAACAAATGTTTTGGGGATTCTCTTACCAGATGATGATATTACTCCTGCAAACGATATAGCAGATGGTATGCAGGTGTGTAATCAATTAGGCATCGAGTCTAAAATTATAAGCATAAATCCGGTCAAAAAAGCATTTTTGGATGTCTTAGAGAAGGAAACCAAAAATAGGCTTGTTCAAGGAAATTTAGTCGCTAGAATTAGAATGTGTATTTTGTACTATTATGCCGCTTTAAGCGGACGACTAGTAGTCGGGTCGTCAAACAAGACAGAACTAGTACTTGGATATTTTACAAAATATGGGGATGGTGCTGCTGATTTATTGCCTCTAGGCGACCTGTACAAGTCACAGATTATTGAGCTAGGTAAATATCTAAAGATCCCGGATTCTATTTTACAAAAAAAAAGTAGTGCAAGGTTGTGGGCTGACCAGATAACAGAAGAGGAGTTAGGTCTACCATTTAGTCAACTGGATTTAATCATTGACAAGATAATACTTGGTACTCAAAAAGGATTAAGAGAACAACAGGATAAGGTAATACCATCAGGAACAAAAGCATCATCATCATCATCATCGTCATTAACAGCAGAAGCAACAAAAAACGGGTCAGATTTTCTGAAAGAATCTGTAGCAGCAGTCAGAGGTATTGAAACAGAGTCCATTAAAAGAGTCCAAGACCTAGTTATCACAAATGAACACAAATTATCATTGCCCCCTGTTTGTAACTTGTCGTCTATAACAAAAAAATAA
- a CDS encoding citrate/2-methylcitrate synthase — protein MDTRNIGLRNIEVADTKISSIDGENGKLIYRGYDILDLVNHSTFEETSYLLLYGDLPLQDQLEEFSAKLASQRRIPDSIFKNMKNRPTTADPMDVLQSSVLELADYDADRTDESKAANLARAISLIAKIPTIVAGWDRIRNKEEPIEPLPNRSHAHNFLYMLKGKQPKYDVSKIFDISLILHAEHSFNASTFAAREIASTRASIYASVGGAIGALSGELHGGANIQVMKMLLEIGDISNVESWVTQRIKEGKRIMGMGHAVYRTTDPRSEVLATLSRAISKENNTKWYEMTEKIEQVTKKLMYKTKKIHIYPNVDLYSASLYYSLGIPMDLNTTIFAISRIAGWNAHIIEEKFAEAAPKPALYRPKAVYVGRYCGPMGCEYVNLVLRKPQKPNIESKAI, from the coding sequence TTGGACACACGTAATATTGGTTTGAGGAATATCGAAGTAGCAGATACTAAAATATCTTCCATCGATGGTGAGAATGGAAAATTAATTTACAGAGGCTACGACATCCTTGATCTTGTAAATCATTCCACATTCGAAGAAACATCATATCTTTTGCTATATGGTGATCTTCCTCTCCAAGACCAGCTAGAGGAATTTAGCGCAAAGTTGGCTTCACAGAGAAGAATTCCTGATTCAATATTCAAGAACATGAAAAATAGGCCAACTACCGCAGATCCAATGGATGTATTGCAATCATCAGTTCTAGAGCTGGCCGATTATGATGCTGATAGGACAGACGAAAGTAAAGCAGCAAACTTGGCTAGGGCCATATCGCTTATAGCAAAAATTCCAACGATAGTTGCAGGATGGGATAGAATAAGAAATAAGGAAGAACCAATCGAGCCTTTGCCAAATCGTTCGCATGCACATAATTTCTTGTACATGTTAAAGGGTAAACAACCCAAGTACGATGTCTCAAAAATATTTGATATAAGCCTCATTTTGCACGCCGAACATAGTTTTAATGCTTCAACTTTTGCAGCCAGAGAGATTGCCTCTACTCGTGCAAGTATTTACGCTTCTGTTGGAGGAGCTATAGGTGCCTTATCTGGTGAACTTCATGGAGGCGCCAATATCCAAGTAATGAAGATGTTACTTGAAATCGGTGATATTTCCAATGTTGAAAGTTGGGTAACCCAGAGGATAAAGGAAGGAAAAAGAATAATGGGGATGGGTCATGCTGTCTATCGAACAACAGATCCACGTTCAGAAGTCCTGGCTACACTGTCTAGAGCTATATCAAAAGAAAACAACACGAAATGGTATGAGATGACTGAAAAAATTGAGCAAGTTACAAAAAAATTAATGTACAAGACAAAAAAAATCCACATATATCCAAATGTGGACCTTTATAGCGCATCATTATACTATAGTTTAGGCATTCCAATGGATCTAAACACCACCATCTTTGCTATCTCAAGAATAGCAGGATGGAACGCTCACATAATAGAAGAAAAATTCGCTGAAGCAGCACCAAAGCCGGCCCTTTATAGGCCCAAAGCGGTGTATGTTGGAAGGTATTGTGGCCCTATGGGGTGTGAATATGTCAATCTGGTTTTAAGAAAGCCTCAAAAACCTAACATAGAATCAAAAGCTATTTGA
- the purM gene encoding phosphoribosylformylglycinamidine cyclo-ligase, which translates to MKYSDVGIDVKQIKSIQALIGKSIASTHKLPAIGKVISGFGHYAGVIQLGDNFMTLHTDGVGSKILVAQQMEKFDTVGIDCIAMNVNDTICVGATPVGFLSYVALQKTNDYLLKEITKGLVKGAKISKMAIVGGETAILPEIITGDSKNNGYNFDLAGMVLGLVKDKKRLRLVVGNKIKPGDIIIGLESSGLHSNGYTLARKILLDKHNLDDRPEFLNTTLGNELLKPTEIYTQIVLYLLDLFGNDIHGLAHITGGGYTKLKRLNPHVDYILDQMPPISGIFKQIKSDGNVTFKEMYRTFNMGIGFCLIVSKSMASDVIKELKRKRTKGKIIGKVKRNGTGEIFVKTEEMSQETLTKL; encoded by the coding sequence ATGAAATATAGTGATGTTGGAATAGATGTAAAACAAATCAAATCAATTCAAGCATTGATAGGTAAGAGTATTGCTAGTACCCATAAATTACCTGCTATAGGTAAAGTCATTTCCGGATTTGGACATTACGCAGGTGTAATACAGTTAGGTGATAATTTTATGACCTTGCATACTGATGGTGTTGGATCCAAGATATTGGTAGCACAACAAATGGAAAAATTTGATACTGTAGGGATTGACTGTATTGCAATGAATGTCAACGATACAATATGCGTTGGCGCAACTCCAGTCGGCTTTTTATCATATGTGGCTTTGCAAAAAACTAATGACTATTTGTTAAAAGAAATTACCAAAGGGTTGGTTAAAGGAGCAAAAATTTCCAAAATGGCTATAGTAGGAGGCGAAACAGCCATCTTGCCTGAAATTATAACTGGCGACAGTAAGAACAATGGATATAATTTTGATTTAGCGGGTATGGTACTTGGATTAGTAAAAGATAAAAAAAGATTAAGACTAGTGGTAGGAAATAAGATAAAACCCGGAGACATTATTATTGGATTAGAAAGTTCTGGCCTTCATTCAAATGGTTACACACTAGCAAGAAAGATACTATTAGACAAACATAACCTTGATGATAGACCTGAATTTCTTAATACCACATTAGGGAACGAGTTGTTAAAACCAACTGAAATTTACACTCAAATAGTTCTTTATTTACTTGATTTGTTTGGCAACGACATTCATGGTTTAGCACACATAACAGGAGGAGGATATACGAAATTAAAAAGACTAAACCCACATGTTGATTATATATTAGATCAAATGCCTCCAATTAGCGGAATTTTCAAACAAATAAAATCTGATGGAAACGTTACCTTTAAAGAGATGTATAGGACCTTCAATATGGGAATTGGATTCTGTTTAATAGTATCTAAAAGTATGGCAAGTGATGTAATTAAAGAGTTGAAACGTAAAAGAACCAAAGGGAAAATCATAGGAAAAGTCAAAAGAAATGGGACTGGTGAAATATTCGTAAAAACCGAAGAAATGTCACAAGAAACCTTAACAAAGTTGTGA